The Corvus moneduloides isolate bCorMon1 chromosome 4, bCorMon1.pri, whole genome shotgun sequence genomic interval TTTCTTGTCTTAGGTGCTACTGAAGCTCTCACACTCTCACCATGGATCAGATGCTGCAAGATTAATCAGGAATGCAAGTGAAATCCTCTAGTGATCCACAGCCTGAGTGATACCAGGCTCCTGAGACTGGATGCATGTTGAAATATTAGCACAAAATTTAAGGGAGAAATACAAGCTGTGTTGGCTCCAATTCAGACGGAAATCAAGACAGCACAGCATGAGAACAAAACCCACCAAGCCCAAAATAACACTGTCATGCCCATTAACTTTCAAAGACCTGTCCCAGGCTTGTTGTAGCCATTGCTCTAAAAGGGACTTAAACAGAACTTACTACATTAGAACTCCACTCATTTTTGCAACTGGATTTTGGATACTAGTCCATAAAATTGCTCTATTTTGCCATTAGTTAAGTTTAAGCTGTCAAAAGACAAGATGAGCTAATGGAACAAAAGTGAAGCTATgtgaaagggaggaaaaaaaaggactatCAGCTTCCATTGCTTCAGCACATTGTACAAAGACTACAGTGTAATTGTATACTTCAGCATAACTTATACAGCAGTTTAGAAGCCTTTAAGCACATAGAACTAGTCAGCTAATAGCACTACTACACGTGTTACTCTTAGAATACCGTAAAAAATTCATCTTTGGGGCCAGGAGAAAGATCCTAGTCTCAGGGCTACCTCACACCATTAAATGTCTCAAATATAAAAAAGCCTATTCCCTTCTTGAAGATGCATTGCCTTCCAACAACAACTGAACTAGAGGTGGGTTCCTTTGAGGACTTATCTAGAAAACTCTTTACCATCTGTGAAGTAACACTGAAGTTGAGAGCATTCTCCACAACAGtgcaaaaacaaaagaatgatGACATTTAATTGCAACGAAATTCAGTTTGCAGTTGATTGTGGCTTTGATGATGCTAACAGTATCCCTGAAGGAGATcaattgaaaatatttcatgtaaCTAGGAAAGAAAGATATCTTTTATATTAGAACACACAGCAAATGGGTgtgagaaataatttaaagtgaAAAGGAAGTTCCTTAAGcattgaaaaacaaatgaaaactatCTTCTCCCCCCATCCAAATTAAAGGCCTAAGAGAGGCTAAAGGATTATAGCACAAAACTCTGATAATGCAAATATGATAAATATTCCTCCCACCAAGTGACATGGACTGAGTTTATGATCAGATTTTTAACTCTTCTTTTTCAATATGGAagactgcagcagcacaaaatgaCACCACTGATACATCACTTGTCTTGCTTTTGCTGCCTTTCAGCAACTCATTTATTTTGATAAGGAAAATCCACACACattaaaatcatttttatttttctccatttttgaCACCAAAAGTGAATGTCTTATGTTACAATTCTCTATAGGATGGACACAAGTTTAGCTATTTGGATTACTCAAAAAAGCagtttagaaggaaaaaaaacattaaacaggaaaaaaaccccaaaactattGCTTTGCTACAAATTACCATGTTTGTCCCAAAGTTCACAGAAAGTAAAGTTTCCCCATAGCTATAGTCTACACAATAATTGTACCTAGAGTAAAAAGATATTGACTATTAACTAATGTTCTCAGCTTTTTATAAGTAGCACTTAAAGAATAAGTAGTATGATTTATTGCAATTTTGTACCAAGCAATAAGACTGAACATCTGTATGCTGCAGATTTAAGCACACCAAAAATGTATacattcactttaaaaaaattgttgctTATCACTCTTCATTGGTAGTAGTGAAGTCAGCTGCCTGCTCAACCAAGTTACACAATAGAGAGTGTTTCAGCATGCTTCCACTGAGAAGAATAGTCAATGGCATGAAAGTAGTAAATCTCACCTTAAAAGATGAAACTGTAGCAGAATATGCAGCAATGCCCTCTTCATACAAGAATAAAACTTCATATGGAATTTTCACACTTTGAGAATACTTCTCTACATGACTATTTAAAGATAATCACATAAAGCTGTGTTGGAAAGACCTCgcttttttagaaaagaaaaaagaccacTGCTAAGGTTGGAATTTAGACTGCTTCAGATAACAATCTTGACCcaaaaaagtattttagtaGCAAATTATTATGATGTAGTTTTTATTTCCCACACATATTACTAATAAATAAGTTCCTCTAAGACATCTCTTGCCAATTAGATTTGTATTCAGCTCCTACAACACTGTAAGCACTAAAATGAAGGGATACATTTAAATGAAGTTACATTTAAACAGTTACTAATATGATACTAAGACTtttacagaaatgcaaacagGTTTACAGTTACATTTACTAAAAAGTTACAGTAATCTACAGAAAAGGTTGCTGTTGTACTCTATCTACATCCTAAGAGATCAAATTCAGTTATATCATTACCAAAAAAATGCATAGAGAAATGCATTTCCCTTTATCCCGTGTTAAAACCCTTCTCCACTATAATCTAGAGACAGAAGTACAACTTCTTTTCTGTACaaaggaaaagctttaaaaacacagcttcACATTTTACTACATTTTTGCCCTTCTCAGCTTCCAAGTTCTTGCAAAAACAAATATACATTTTCTCAAAAGTGAATTTAAAGGAtgtccacattaaaaaaataaagcctacAAAAAGttcaaagatttaaaaaatgttactCCTATTGCAGTGATCTCCTACTAGTCCAAAGTCCAGAAAGTTACCGATGtccatttaatatttcttcatttatcCAATTTATCAGGTTCCAATCACATTATTTGTAAGAAGTCCTTGAGCCGATGAGAGGGCAGAAGAGTTCTCTACAATTAAAAAACAGGAGATCAAATTGGGTGTGCCTTTCAGAAAGATATTCATTTGGCACCGCTCTGAGTGACAATATTCATGTATTTAGAGAAAGGATTTCCTTGATTAGTTTCCATTGACTGATAAACCAAAAACATGAAGactgaaacaacaacaaagagaAGAACTTTTATCCACAGGGGAACGGAGCGGTCTTTTTTTATTGGTGGTTTCTCCGACTTGGTGTCAGCCGAAGTACCGTATTTTTGCGCATACTTAGAGTAACTTTCCTCCATTACGAAGTCACTGTGCTCTAGAGGCCGGCTTGCAGCTCCTTTGATTGGTCTACGGCAGCTAGCACTGttaattaaacaaaagaaaattgaaatactGCATTATTTAAAAGAGCAATCTAAAGTACATAGGGAGGTTTTGCTATAATTAAAGAACTAAGAATTTTTTCTGGTGAATACAATACCTGAAATACTATTTTATCATTATCTGTCAAGCGTCAAGACACATTAAAGTTAATAATTCAGTGTTCAAGCaaacagtcttttaaaaaaaaaatctcaaatgcTACTTCACCCTATCCACATAAAAAGGATCATAACTGGCAGTCAAATTGTAGAAAGCATCTCCCtctatttgcttttttaatgatCACTTAAGCAGCCCCACTGGGATTTCTAAACATAAGATTATCTCTGGCCAATAAAATAGCTACTGATGGCCAAGGCAATACACAGACCCAGAAGACAAAGCAGTAAGGATTTAAAAATCCCCATGTACTCTGCCAAGTTCTTATATACAAGGAGTACACAtatatgatttttatttaaaagaaaaaaaaaaaagtggtatgGATTTAACTAGACCTCAAAACAAGAGAGCAAACTTGAGTGGTTAGCAGGTACACTACAGTAGTACTAACTGGTACTGGTATATTCACCTTACAATTAAGACTTTATGCAACTGCAGTTTAAATTGAAGCTATAATTAACATGTTGGAAACACAGGAGATGATTTCACATCTTAACATGGGGAAACTTTTTCTCAAATCCTCTAAACagagcagtttttaaaattgcCTAATTAACTAGAAGGTTGTTTCgatttttaaatatgaagatgcaaaaaaaagaagaaaccaaaacccaaacaaaaaaaaccccaaacccgcAAGTAATAGCCTTTCCTAGATGCCATCCTTATTCATGCTAAGAGTAATCAACATGACTGCCACTTAAATGAAGAAATAGGGTATGTGAAAGTTCcttctttgcaaaagaaaactcAAATATATGCTGCAAGATCTTTCCTTAATTTAAAAGCAGGTCTAAGCAGGTGCATCTAGCCAAAAACTTAAATACTGCAAATTATTACTACAGAAAAGCCCTTTCCATTTAAATTCCACATCCAGAAATTCCAGTAATAATTCCTACTATAGTACTACCTTGTTCTCATTCCTCCAATTTAAATAAAGAGGGGGCTGTTTTGCTAACAAAACTACGTACATAGAATGGAAGAATTGGTGGCTGTCACAAATGTCATTGAGCCAGAGTGCAAAAACTGTTCCTCAGAAATCTATCAATATAATCAAAAAGTATTTCTCAGCTTAAGTTTacaagaactgaagaaaaaaaaaaaacccataaaccTTAGAAATACCTAATTCCTGTAGGTGTTGATACTTCATAAGGGAACATTTCTTTAAGAATATCCCTTTCtactcttctttcttctgtagtTCTCTCTGGCACctaggaaacaaaaaacagttAGAGGCCAAacagacagcaaaacaaaaagcttcagCATAGCTATCTCAAGAGACCACAACCATGTGCAATTTGTAAGAATGAATGAGTCACCCAGTGACATTCAAAAAGTCTACTTCTTGAGTTTTAGAAGTTTGTTTAACCTTAATTATTGGCATCCAGCCAGTCACTTTTAGTGTCTCAAAGCATCCAGCGATCTCCTCAGTTTCCTTTAAGATAAAGAATACATTGTATAAATCCTATACGCCTGCCAGCCGATGATGTAGATGATCAAAAAAACTTAACCATCACCTCTATCATGGCTGTGTTGAGCAGGTCACAGGACTGGTTGTGGCcaacataatttaaaaagcagtgatGTGGGCAATCTGTCTCTTCTTGCTGTAATAAACAATGCCACAGTACAGTAAAATACTGactaaaaaaaaccatcagCAGTTTGGAATAGATCATCAAGTTTACCCACAACCTTCTACTTGACAACTAAGTCTACATTGCAGTCATATTGTAAATGAAGTGTTAATAGCAGCTTTATCTACGGCTACATGAACAGACAAACGATATCTTGCAATGTAAAATTCCACAACATCACAGTATTACATTAATACAATTACATATACTTGCAAGTGCTTTAGACAGTTCTCCAAGAGACATAACTTTTGACAGCTTGAATAGGTTAACagtaaaagaattattttctttcttgataaCTGACAGGAATCTACAGATGCTTTTTTAATTCAGGCATTTGGTCTATAGTAATCCTACTACTTGATTTCCTAAATTAAAGCACATTACGTTTTTTCAGAATAGGCTGTTTTACAAGCTCAAAGGGAGACAACCCAAGTCTACCCTATTTTGAGCTAttcaaagaatttaaaaaaaaaatctacactctgttcagaaaaatagcagcacaaggagaaatAACATATCAAAACATATTTgtcttaggaaaaaagaaaaaagcagattttcacacacacacaaatctgaaaggggaagataaaaataagtttaaattCTCTTATGTCACGTGACAACACTAGTTTATTTTGACTGGTGTCACCGGGGCAATGACATCCTCCACCCCCTCTGTACTAAGAAATAAGCACATGCACACGAGAATTTTGTTCACAGAGAGTAAGCAAGAGCAATctaagttttaatttatttacttcAGCTGCCATCAGTGGTTTCTTTGGTGTTCTTCTGGGCATGTCTGAGAGTTCACTGACTGACAGTGTAGGAGCTGCATGCTTGAAATTTCCAGGCACCCTATTGCCAACCTGCCGAGATTCAAAATTGTTCAAACTCAGAAACagccaaaatacaaaatgaaaagggGCAAGGTGGCagaaccaaacaacaaaacctttATGTGCATTGAATATATGCATGTTAGAAGTTAACTCAAGAAGGTTATGTGACACATACTCCAAGGTCAGCACAGGAAACACACTGGTTATCATTCCAAGTAGTTTCCTTTAAGCCATTTAGAAACAAAAGCTATTTAGTTCACTAGAAAAGCCAaacttaaaagcaaatattctgCATGTACTTAAGTTAAGAAAGTAACTAAGCTTTTAAAGTGATTCTTTACAGccctcctcccccccaaaaGACACCTAGGTGTCAACCTAGTCCCATCTCAAAGTGAACATTACATACTAAAACAGATACTGAGTATGTGGTTTCAAAGACTACTGAATAgtcttgctttctttaaaacagtCTTCTATTTGTCCAAAACAGAATGATTCTGTCAGTGAAGATATGTTACAGAAGAATACCACAATTGATTAAACATATTTACTAAGCATATTTACTAGGGTCTTGTTGCTTGCAGCCAATATAGTTTCATTTATGGAAGTATTTTCTGATATTACAGCATCATCTATAGGCAACTGTGCTGTAGCTTCCACctgtttgtttaaaacaaacaaaagacaacAATTGAATAGAAGAGCCACTGGGACCCCaagagtgagagaaaaaaaaaaaaaagcttgtctATTATAAAAGCCTCTCATCACCCTTTTTCTTGGTGTTCTTCTTGACACTCTTGTAGTCTCCCTAGAAAATGCCTGCAGAGGTCCACTTTTTGAAGATCCACTTGTCCAGACAGTCTCAGTAACTTCATCTTGAGAATAGGTCTATTCAAGCATCAAACACATGATCATATACATGAAAACCAGCTCCAAACATCAGATGCTCACAACCAAAGGCCAAAATAGCATGCATACTCCAAAAGCAACATGtctacaataaaaaaaatgtggatCCTAATACATTCATTAATGAATAGCTAGCTAGATTAGTAGCTTTGACCATAATACTTACATTTGAGCACATTGTTGTTCAAATACACAACTGAATAGATAATGCCCAACAGTAAAAACTGCTAATTTGCTCACTGCCCTTGAATGAGCTAACAGTAGGAGAAGTTACATCGAGTCATGGACAGCAGACATGAAGCTTTCAGGACCATTATATTTCCTGTCTACACACACGCACAAAAATCAATCTATGAGCATAAGCAGAAAGCATCACCTTCTCTACACAGATGGGGTTCTATTCTCTCAAGCAGAGTTGGGAACTGTTTATGCACAGCCTACATTTCAACAGGAACTAATCTTCAGCCACAGGGTCAGGAGGAGACACTTCATGATCTTAAAAGGTTCCACACACAGGGATGAAATTAACAATTTTCATGTAACAGCAGGTTTAAACAATCGAGCCTGACACAGATCTCTCACAATCTAACAGCATGAAGCACCAAACTTTTATAGGCATTAACAAATGCAGATCATTCCCTATGCTTTACTGCACATTTCACGCTCAAAGCAAATATCCCCCTCAAAACTAATTCCAGGATGGAAAGGGAGATGCGGATCTGCTCCTTCTAGAtaacaacattttcttttttattaggctaagtttaaaaataaatattattactTTGTTAATACTTTTATCTTTGCACATTAACACCTCATACAGTGATGCATTACCAAGTTTTTGGAAGTTACACACATTGCTCGATAAAGTTATACACTGCGACTGTCAGTTACAGGTTCAATAGTGGAAATTACTTCACTAGAACAGTATTAGCCCCAAAACAATGTGTtaagagaaaaggctgaaatgtatttattaattgAGAGGGTACAGTGGAACTAGAAGCTGAGCAGCTTTATGGTTCTATGATAAATTCTATATTACAGCTACTACATACCCAGCAGAGGGAGCACAAGTGCTTCACGTCATTCCAAAGTCACTGAAGTACTTTATAAAACAAATGCACAGACCTCAGGTCCACAcagatacagatttttttgttcagaatTGTAGATCTCAGCCTAAGTCTCCAAAATTCTTTACAATTTAAACAGACTTTTGATGAAACATCTTCTAACCTCTCCCTAAATATTTACCAGACACTgcattctcttttcttcctgcaacCCCTACAATCACAGCTCCCCGCCTCAACCCCATATACTTTTTATTTGAGAGGTGTTCTTTAGAAgcttagaggaaaaaatactaatttcagAGTGTTTTCTACTCAAACACAGTCCactcaggaaagcaggaaggcaCTCATACTAGCAATGAAGAGCTCCCCATCCCAGACTATTTGACTAGGAATTACTTATCTTCTAATGAAAAGTTAGAAGTACTTCACTTACAACTGCCTCTCTTCTTCAGGCACTTCAATCATATGTTTTAAGTACcaagtttcaatttttttcttgcatgaaAAGTCtaagaaaaatcagaatctACTGCATAAAACCCATCCAGACTTCAGTAGAACACAGTCAAcggacaaaataaaaaaaataaaaattgttgtCTATAGTTATAGTTATCCTCGCGGTCAACAGAGCAGGCCTCTAACCCTATCAAAACGTAACACTCGTGTTAGGTACACCAGCACCCTGTACCTAACCAGAGAAACAACACCACTGTGGTACACGAGCAGTTTTCTGCATGTGCTTTTAACTGTCAAATAACTCATGAGGAGTGGAGCTATAGATTATGACTTTACCTCACCTATCACCTACCAAGTTACTATACAGGTAGTCAAAAAAGATACAGGGAGGAGTAGGGGAACACAGCATATGCAGAAGATCACTGTACAAAGTCTCAGGAGAGAGAGTAGTTCTACGTTGCTCCTTAACATTTACATTGTTTAGCCTGCCTCTTTTTGTCCAGTGCCATTTACTATGAGGTATCAGGCTCAGTTTTGAACTCCAACTCTAGATTCACCTACTGGATTAGAAGGGGGTATTTAAATTAGGGTTTTCTGCCAACTTTTCACTATGAAGAGGTAATTAAACACAAACAGCTGAGCTCAAGTTCATCCAGCCCTCCACTGCTAACTCACTGGTAAGACCCATACACCTGCTCAACCTCCCCACCCAATTTCTTTTGCAGCAGTCTGCTTTAATAAATATCTATTTGCACTCTCAAGAGAACAGCTACATCCAGCCATGCCAAATGACAGACAATCTTGTCAGCTATGTATGTCTGGTCTAAAACAAGTGCTGCACAGGACCTAGAAGCAACTAGCAAGTCTGCTCATACCACACTGCCCATCAGCTCAGCCTCACCCATTCTTCATAATCCTTGAGCCAATGCCACACAGTACACAACAGTTGAAATAGTTCTGCAGAATAAGCATAGTTCCTTGACACATTAGCTGAAAACCTACAATCCGATtccaaaggaagaaagggagaaaagaaaaaaaaaaatcttctctgccttctggttttcttctcagCAAAATACATGACT includes:
- the TMPO gene encoding thymopoietin isoform X6, whose protein sequence is MPEFLADPSVLTKEKLKSELIANNVSLPGGEQRKDVYVQLYLQHLTARNPPALAQPDFSSDEEREPTPLGARSRGAAAAGRKATKKTDKPRPEEKDDLDITEMSNEDLQEQLMKYGVNPGPIVATTRKLYEKKLLKLMEQGPELKAPVPLPAISTTENTRQNGNNDSDQYSDNEEDPKTELRLEKREPLKARTKTPVALKQKRVVEHNQTYSQDEVTETVWTSGSSKSGPLQAFSRETTRVSRRTPRKRVMRGFYNRQAFFFFSLTLGVPVALLFNCCLLFVLNKQVEATAQLPIDDAVISENTSINETILAASNKTLVGNRVPGNFKHAAPTLSVSELSDMPRRTPKKPLMAAEQEETDCPHHCFLNYVGHNQSCDLLNTAMIEETEEIAGCFETLKVTGWMPIIKVPERTTEERRVERDILKEMFPYEVSTPTGISASCRRPIKGAASRPLEHSDFVMEESYSKYAQKYGTSADTKSEKPPIKKDRSVPLWIKVLLFVVVSVFMFLVYQSMETNQGNPFSKYMNIVTQSGAK
- the TMPO gene encoding thymopoietin isoform X7 codes for the protein MPEFLADPSVLTKEKLKSELIANNVSLPGGEQRKDVYVQLYLQHLTARNPPALAQPDFSSDEEREPTPLGARSRGAAAAGRKATKKTDKPRPEEKDDLDITEMSNEDLQEQLMKYGVNPGPIVATTRKLYEKKLLKLMEQGPELKAPVPLPAISTTENTRQNGNNDSDQYSDNEEDPKTELRLEKREPLKARTKTPVALKQKRVVEHNQTYSQDEVTETVWTSGSSKSGPLQAFSRETTRVSRRTPRKRVEATAQLPIDDAVISENTSINETILAASNKTLVGNRVPGNFKHAAPTLSVSELSDMPRRTPKKPLMAAEQEETDCPHHCFLNYVGHNQSCDLLNTAMIEETEEIAGCFETLKVTGWMPIIKVPERTTEERRVERDILKEMFPYEVSTPTGISASCRRPIKGAASRPLEHSDFVMEESYSKYAQKYGTSADTKSEKPPIKKDRSVPLWIKVLLFVVVSVFMFLVYQSMETNQGNPFSKYMNIVTQSGAK
- the TMPO gene encoding thymopoietin isoform X2 — encoded protein: MPEFLADPSVLTKEKLKSELIANNVSLPGGEQRKDVYVQLYLQHLTARNPPALAQPDFSSDEEREPTPLGARSRGAAAAGRKATKKTDKPRPEEKDDLDITEMSNEDLQEQLMKYGVNPGPIVATTRKLYEKKLLKLMEQGPELKAPVPLPAISTTENTRQNGNNDSDQYSDNEEDPKTELRLEKREPLKARTKTPVALKQKRVVEHNQTYSQDEVTETVWTSGSSKSGPLQAFSRETTRVSRRTPRKRVEATAQLPIDDAVISENTSINETILAASNKTLVGNRVPGNFKHAAPTLSVSELSDMPRRTPKKPLMAAEVPERTTEERRVERDILKEMFPYEVSTPTGISASCRRPIKGAASRPLEHSDFVMEESYSKYAQKYGTSADTKSEKPPIKKDRSVPLWIKVLLFVVVSVFMFLVYQSMETNQGNPFSKYMNIVTQSGAK
- the TMPO gene encoding thymopoietin isoform X1 produces the protein MPEFLADPSVLTKEKLKSELIANNVSLPGGEQRKDVYVQLYLQHLTARNPPALAQPDFSSDEEREPTPLGARSRGAAAAGRKATKKTDKPRPEEKDDLDITEMSNEDLQEQLMKYGVNPGPIVATTRKLYEKKLLKLMEQGPELKAPVPLPAISTTENTRQNGNNDSDQYSDNEEDPKTELRLEKREPLKARTKTPVALKQKRVVEHNQTYSQDEVTETVWTSGSSKSGPLQAFSRETTRVSRRTPRKRVMRGFYNRQAFFFFSLTLGVPVALLFNCCLLFVLNKQVEATAQLPIDDAVISENTSINETILAASNKTLVGNRVPGNFKHAAPTLSVSELSDMPRRTPKKPLMAAEVPERTTEERRVERDILKEMFPYEVSTPTGISASCRRPIKGAASRPLEHSDFVMEESYSKYAQKYGTSADTKSEKPPIKKDRSVPLWIKVLLFVVVSVFMFLVYQSMETNQGNPFSKYMNIVTQSGAK